The following proteins come from a genomic window of Lolium rigidum isolate FL_2022 chromosome 5, APGP_CSIRO_Lrig_0.1, whole genome shotgun sequence:
- the LOC124656688 gene encoding L-type lectin-domain containing receptor kinase IX.1-like, translating into MAGAKFRLRSFPYMLLVICNCLPHATSLSFNYNFSAPGVIAGADLKYLNDSIPSLDRIDLTNLSRSWSSGRVAHGQALHLWDDRTGKVASFTTNFTFAVKSLNVSRSQGDGMAFFLGPYPASMPADATGGFLALFNNRGNPANTYFPPTVGVEFDTFRNVEWDPDDTVNHMGVNVNNIRSKAYAQLPDGIFNGALLASVRYDAGTSRLSAMLRSGSMPELSAYTVSANVDLKAAGLPQDAAVGFSAAIGDFVEEHQILSWSFESTLIDDRTSQRNNTDVTDPKRKNIGLIAGLVSAGICIFVAVAACLVLKRKGMHTKQAPGAEIPLDQDMDNEFAKGAGPRRFSYRELSRATRGFCDEEKLGEGGFGAVYRGFLHEQGLHVAIKRVSKTSSQGRREYIAEVTIIGRLRHRNLVQLVGWCHNADELLLVYELMEKGSLDAHLYNSKKMLTWSARYKIILGMGSAVLYLHQEWEQCVVHRDIKPSNVMLDSSFNAKLGDFGLARLVDHSCGGYTTMLAGTKGYMDPECAVTSRASAETDVYSFGVVLLEVACGRRPVVSELEDESRVVLVDWVKDLYGRGTLLDAADSRLDGNFDAQEMERALVVGLWCVHPDYGFRPSIRQAMSVLQLEAPLPVLPPEVPAAMYAPPHRGYRSSYTSSTGSSGTGGRSSTSDRSAESRSSAPGGTRRPARTIASTTNPAPGTRTTEQVESTHHTS; encoded by the exons ATGGCGGGAGCCAAGTTCCGCCTCCGCAGCTTTCCGTACATGCTCCTAGTCATATGTAACTGCCTTCCGCATGCCACCTCGCTTAGCTTCAATTACAACTTCTCCGCGCCCGGCGTCATCGCCGGCGCTGACCTCAAGTACTTGAACGACTCCATCCCCAGCCTCGACCGGATCGACCTCACGAACCTCTCCAGGAGCTGGAGCTCCGGCCGCGTCGCCCACGGGCAGGCCTTGCACCTCTGGGACGACAGGACCGGCAAGGTCGCCAGCTTCACCACCAACTTCACCTTCGCGGTCAAGTCCCTCAACGTGTCCAGGAGCCAG GGTGATGGCATGGCGTTCTTCCTGGGACCTTACCCGGCGAGCATGCCGGCGGACGCGACCGGCGGCTTCCTTGCGCTGTTCAACAACCGCGGCAACCCGGCCAACACCTACTTCCCGCCGACCGTCGGCGTGGAGTTCGACACGTTCAGGAATGTCGAATGGGACCCCGACGACACCGTCAACCACATGGGCGTCAATGTCAACAACATCAGGTCCAAGGCGTACGCGCAGCTGCCTGACGGGATCTTCAATGGCGCCCTGTTGGCGTCGGTCAGGTACGACGCCGGCACGTCCAGGCTCTCGGCCATGCTGCGCTCAGGCAGCATGCCGGAGCTCAGTGCTTACACCGTCAGCGCGAACGTCGACCTAAAGGCCGCCGGTCTGCCGCAGGATGCGGCGGTCGGGTTCTCGGCCGCCATAGGGGATTTCGTGGAGGAGCACCAGATTCTTTCTTGGTCGTTCGAGTCCACTCTGATCG ATGACAGAACCTCGCAGAGGAACAACACAG ATGTGACAGATCCAAAGAGAAAAAACATAGGTCTAATAGCCGGGCTGGTATCCGCTGGTATATGCATATTCGTGGCCGTAGCCGCATGTCTCGTTCTAAAAAGAAAGGGCATGCACACCAAGCAGGCACCTGGTGCAGAGATCCCTCTCGACCAAGACATGGACAACGAGTTCGCGAAGGGGGCAGGGCCTCGGCGATTCAGTTACAGAGAGCTTTCCCGAGCGACAAGAGGATTCTGCGACGAGGAGAAGCTCGGCGAGGGAGGCTTCGGGGCAGTCTACCGAGGCTTCTTACACGAGCAGGGGCTACATGTGGCCATAAAGCGGGTCTCCAAGACGTCGAGCCAGGGGAGGAGGGAGTACATCGCGGAGGTGACCATCATCGGCCGGCTGCGGCATCGCAACCTTGTCCAGCTCGTCGGATGGTGCCACAACGCCGACGAGCTCCTGCTCGTCTACGAGCTCATGGAGAAAGGCAGCCTCGACGCCCATCTCTACAATTCCAAAAAAATGCTAACGTGGTCAGCCAGGTACAAGATCATTCTTGGGATGGGGTCAGCGGTGCTCTACCTGCACCAGGAATGGGAGCAGTGCGTGGTGCACAGGGACATCAAGCCGAGCAACGTGATGCTCGACTCGTCATTCAACGCCAAGCTGGGGGACTTCGGGCTGGCGCGCCTCGTCGACCACAGCTGCGGCGGGTACACGACGATGCTGGCCGGCACCAAGGGATACATGGACCCGGAGTGCGCGGTGACCAGCCGGGCCAGCGCCGAGACCGACGTGTACAGCttcggcgtcgtcctcctcgaggTGGCGTGCGGTCGGAGGCCCGTCGTTTCGGAATTGGAGGACGAGAGCAGGGTTGTGCTGGTCGATTGGGTCAAGGACCTGTACGGGAGGGGCACCCTCCTCGACGCTGCGGACTCGCGGCTTGATGGTAACTTCGACGCACAAGAGATGGAGCGCGCACTTGTCGTGGGACTCTGGTGCGTGCACCCAGACTACGGCTTCCGGCCGTCCATCCGGCAAGCCATGAGCGTGCTCCAGCTCGAGGCACCGCTTCCGGTCCTCCCGCCGGAGGTGCCGGCGGCGATGTACGCGCCGCCGCACCGAGGGTATAGATCTAGCTATACATCGTCGACAGGGAGCTCCGGCACCGGCGGACGCTCGTCGACGAGTGACCGGTCGGCGGAGAGCCGTTCTTCTGCCCCTGGCGGAACAAGGAGGCCAGCGAGGACGATTGCGTCCACGACTAATCCGGCCCCTGGCACGAGAACGACCGAGCAGGTTGAGTCCACGCATCACACTTCCTAG